A genomic stretch from Candidatus Avedoeria danica includes:
- a CDS encoding HRDC domain-containing protein → MTEASAAVLVNTQAAWAAARPRIAAADRLALDLEADGFHRYPEQTALLQLALPDGSVLLLDPLALPDLDALGAALADPAVPIVVHSSSYDVRALDRDFDFHIRGLVDTSIAAQLTGNAHLGLGNVLLEVLGVDLPKPKRLQRFDWSRRPLPDEALDYAAGDVIHLLALADALTARLAALGRLAWLDEECRRAESARHEPPAPPAEAFWRVRGARELTPPARAVLRELVVYRDTEALRVGRPPHHVLSNEALIAIASRPDERLERIGGVGAAVRGAARERLRAAIQRGRDAGPVHWPRRTATNPWTPAARERLLELKTWRKGEAERLGLDPGIIWPMGHLERLALYPAAPLADLDDPDAPGVRRWQWAELGASLDAFRCARAWQAVQAAG, encoded by the coding sequence GTGACCGAAGCGTCGGCGGCGGTGCTGGTCAACACGCAGGCGGCATGGGCGGCGGCCAGGCCGCGGATTGCCGCGGCCGATCGATTGGCGCTCGACCTCGAGGCCGACGGTTTCCACCGCTACCCCGAGCAGACGGCGCTCCTTCAGCTGGCGCTGCCCGACGGCTCCGTCCTCCTCCTCGATCCGCTGGCGCTGCCTGACCTCGACGCCCTCGGCGCCGCGCTGGCCGATCCGGCGGTGCCGATCGTCGTCCACTCGTCGTCCTACGACGTCCGCGCGCTGGACCGGGACTTCGACTTCCACATCCGCGGCTTGGTGGACACTTCGATCGCCGCGCAGCTGACCGGCAACGCGCATCTCGGCCTCGGCAACGTGCTCCTGGAGGTGCTCGGGGTCGATCTGCCCAAGCCCAAGCGGCTCCAGCGCTTCGATTGGTCGCGCCGTCCGCTGCCGGACGAGGCGCTGGACTACGCCGCCGGCGACGTGATCCACTTGCTGGCCCTGGCCGACGCGCTCACGGCCCGCCTCGCCGCGCTCGGCCGGCTGGCCTGGCTGGACGAGGAATGCCGGCGCGCCGAGTCGGCTCGGCACGAGCCGCCCGCACCGCCCGCCGAAGCGTTCTGGCGCGTGCGCGGCGCGCGCGAGCTGACGCCGCCGGCGCGGGCGGTGCTGCGCGAGCTCGTGGTCTACCGCGACACCGAGGCGCTGCGTGTCGGCCGGCCGCCCCACCACGTGCTCTCCAACGAGGCGTTGATTGCGATCGCCAGCCGGCCGGACGAGCGCCTCGAGCGCATCGGGGGCGTGGGCGCCGCGGTGCGCGGGGCGGCGCGCGAGCGGCTCCGGGCGGCGATCCAACGCGGGCGTGACGCCGGACCGGTGCACTGGCCGCGGCGGACGGCGACGAACCCGTGGACGCCGGCGGCGCGCGAGCGGCTTCTCGAGCTCAAGACGTGGCGCAAGGGCGAGGCCGAGCGCCTCGGCCTCGATCCCGGGATCATCTGGCCGATGGGCCACCTGGAGCGACTGGCCCTGTACCCCGCCGCACCGCTGGCCGACTTGGACGATCCGGACGCGCCAGGCGTGCGGCGGTGGCAGTGGGCCGAGCTCGGCGCGTCGCTGGACGCGTTCAGGTGCGCGCGGGCGTGGCAGGCGGTTCAGGCGGCGGGCTGA
- a CDS encoding M23 family metallopeptidase — protein MSGGPVLRRGFARAVRLTAVAAAIAVAAVGSSRAAVPAAVGIASAADRPYGLPFSEPSSMATWTISQPYGNTVYAYFERHQIYRSGQGLHMGLDFACACGTTVVAIADGVVQSIDGPGGAPPHNLMIAHPDGFVSFYGHLLERPALEIGQSVARGQPVALSGDMYETCYSSPHLHLEIRDASLQRLFNPVQFIDADWHSLLLYGSGPLSYERELSDPRRWQSFDDQPPIQLGGALLNEFAQPYPSGEH, from the coding sequence TTGAGCGGCGGCCCGGTCCTGCGCCGCGGGTTCGCGCGGGCGGTGCGGCTGACGGCCGTCGCTGCCGCAATCGCGGTCGCGGCCGTCGGATCGTCGCGCGCCGCCGTGCCGGCTGCCGTCGGCATCGCGTCCGCCGCCGATCGCCCGTATGGCCTGCCGTTCAGCGAGCCGTCCAGCATGGCCACGTGGACGATCAGCCAGCCGTACGGCAACACCGTGTATGCCTACTTCGAGCGCCACCAGATCTACCGCAGCGGCCAGGGCCTGCACATGGGCCTCGACTTCGCCTGCGCGTGCGGGACGACGGTCGTCGCGATCGCCGACGGTGTCGTGCAGAGCATCGACGGACCGGGCGGCGCGCCGCCGCACAACCTGATGATCGCGCACCCGGACGGCTTCGTCAGCTTCTACGGCCATCTGTTGGAGCGCCCCGCGCTCGAGATCGGCCAGTCCGTCGCGCGGGGCCAGCCCGTGGCGCTGTCGGGCGACATGTACGAGACGTGCTACAGCTCGCCCCACCTCCACCTCGAGATCCGTGACGCGTCCTTGCAGCGGCTCTTCAACCCCGTCCAGTTCATCGACGCCGACTGGCACAGCCTGCTCCTGTACGGCAGCGGCCCGCTGTCGTACGAGCGCGAGCTGTCCGACCCGCGCCGCTGGCAGTCGTTCGACGACCAGCCGCCGATCCAGCTCGGGGGTGCGCTCCTGAACGAGTTCGCCCAGCCGTACCCGAGCGGCGAGCACTAG
- a CDS encoding segregation/condensation protein A — protein sequence MIEVQAPLPRSGFRVSLPVFEGPIDVLLTLIQRASLDISTVALARVTDSFLQYVAALNSVEGAEIAEFCDVAATLMVIKSRALLPAPGAEAPDEEADAAELIERLHAYRRLRRAAEDLGAREAAGLRAYARVAPAPVIDAPPPPAPADTTADALAAAFRSAMAEAKELAAAANVPVGSAPRPHPVRLGERFVALRGVLLARGRLTFRDAVLEGCPPGVSLREFVIVSFLAVLEMLRRWAITVEQPELFGEIYIEAQPGLADVPVPGEHATLD from the coding sequence GTGATCGAGGTTCAGGCGCCGCTGCCGCGGTCCGGCTTCCGGGTCAGCCTGCCGGTGTTCGAAGGGCCGATCGACGTGCTCCTCACGCTCATCCAGCGCGCTTCGCTCGACATCAGCACGGTGGCCCTCGCGCGCGTGACGGACAGCTTCCTGCAGTACGTCGCAGCGCTGAACAGCGTCGAGGGCGCCGAGATCGCCGAGTTCTGCGACGTCGCCGCCACGCTCATGGTCATCAAGAGCCGCGCCCTCCTGCCCGCGCCAGGTGCCGAAGCGCCGGACGAGGAGGCCGACGCCGCCGAGCTGATCGAGCGGCTGCATGCCTACCGCCGCCTCCGCCGCGCCGCCGAGGACCTCGGGGCGCGCGAGGCCGCCGGGCTGCGGGCCTACGCGCGGGTCGCGCCGGCGCCCGTCATCGACGCGCCCCCGCCCCCGGCCCCCGCCGACACGACCGCCGACGCCCTCGCCGCGGCGTTCCGCTCGGCGATGGCCGAGGCCAAGGAGCTGGCGGCGGCCGCCAACGTCCCGGTCGGCTCGGCGCCGCGGCCCCATCCCGTCCGGTTGGGCGAGCGCTTCGTCGCGCTGCGCGGCGTCCTCCTCGCGCGCGGCCGGCTGACGTTCCGGGACGCGGTCCTCGAAGGCTGTCCGCCGGGGGTGAGCCTGCGCGAGTTCGTCATCGTCAGCTTCCTGGCCGTGCTCGAGATGCTCCGCCGTTGGGCCATCACCGTGGAACAACCCGAGTTGTTCGGCGAGATCTATATTGAAGCGCAGCCCGGCTTGGCGGACGTGCCCGTGCCGGGCGAGCACGCGACGTTGGACTGA
- a CDS encoding CAP domain-containing protein encodes MRTNAAEEALFAAINRARKTKRLPALRISAPLAHAARAHSADLRATSRCSHEGSDGSSLQDRLAAVGVVPARYGEVVACGSASAKAAVEQWLDSDAHRDILLGRAFKSVGVGVALGAEVSDARWTAVLGAP; translated from the coding sequence GTGCGAACGAACGCGGCGGAAGAGGCCCTGTTCGCGGCGATAAACCGCGCGCGAAAGACCAAGCGACTGCCCGCGCTGCGCATCTCGGCGCCACTCGCCCACGCCGCGCGTGCCCACAGTGCGGATCTGCGGGCGACGTCCCGGTGCAGCCATGAGGGCAGCGACGGGTCAAGCCTTCAAGATCGGCTGGCGGCGGTGGGGGTCGTGCCGGCGCGGTACGGCGAGGTGGTGGCCTGCGGCTCGGCGTCCGCGAAGGCGGCCGTGGAGCAGTGGCTGGACTCGGACGCCCACCGCGACATCCTCCTCGGGCGCGCCTTCAAGTCGGTTGGGGTGGGCGTGGCCTTGGGGGCCGAGGTGTCGGACGCGCGCTGGACGGCGGTGTTGGGGGCGCCGTGA
- a CDS encoding HAD-IA family hydrolase has protein sequence MSASSRPDRPERPLAVLFDVEGVIAHPDDDALAHGFATLWPGLRRDEVEAARDGAALYPLWERYSIGAIDGRSYWRAVIESLGRTADDGRLDALAELLSRAWWAEIDPEILALVDALRAAPAPDGPMKVGLLSNSCADHDTALASFAPRFDAACFSHRVGRRKPDAAAYLGAAAALGVAPERILFVDDRVRNTAAAERAGMATVVFTTVAALREALMAHGLLDAARVP, from the coding sequence ATGTCCGCGTCCAGCCGCCCTGATCGCCCCGAACGCCCGCTGGCTGTGCTGTTCGACGTGGAGGGCGTCATCGCCCATCCCGACGACGACGCGCTGGCGCACGGCTTCGCGACGCTGTGGCCCGGACTGCGGCGCGACGAAGTCGAGGCGGCGCGCGACGGTGCGGCGCTGTACCCGCTGTGGGAGCGCTACTCCATCGGCGCGATCGACGGCCGATCGTACTGGCGGGCCGTCATCGAGTCCCTCGGCCGCACGGCGGACGATGGCCGGCTCGATGCGCTGGCGGAGCTGCTGTCGCGCGCCTGGTGGGCCGAAATCGATCCCGAGATCCTCGCGCTCGTCGACGCGCTCCGGGCGGCGCCGGCGCCGGATGGACCGATGAAGGTCGGGCTCCTGTCGAACAGCTGCGCGGACCACGACACCGCCCTGGCCTCATTCGCACCGCGCTTCGACGCCGCGTGCTTCTCGCATCGCGTCGGCCGCCGCAAGCCCGACGCGGCGGCCTATCTCGGCGCCGCAGCGGCGTTGGGCGTTGCGCCGGAGCGCATCCTGTTCGTCGATGACCGGGTGCGCAACACCGCCGCCGCCGAGCGCGCCGGGATGGCGACGGTCGTCTTCACCACCGTTGCCGCGCTGCGCGAGGCGCTCATGGCGCACGGCCTGCTGGACGCGGCGCGCGTGCCGTGA
- a CDS encoding PD40 domain-containing protein produces the protein MGRAPFALTIGAMVAAGGLLIVQQTRPAWLTALGAPLRALSAETPALDRATDGLDDVAAPTQPEGAILPFSTPGRTVGDAAGAAGVSPFRTAPPAVPGPTSHPRAPSAGLAGRLAAAPSSVNRPLFPLQPRQIVADGCCGGAWWAADSSALNFIDRPPGTASTAIYTAAVWPPGGQPTVLDTGVLLASGAARYMIRPAGDVSIVRDTVDGTEWPLPTGGNPVRLTPDGTRAVWWDSWGGRADVDNLVRVFGADIHGTDVRELVALFGATVPACMPDSPRCLVIGRPVKDLPMFVLTTIDTVSGTMIELARGTFLSDAALSPDGRWVAFYLALNREHPDRNGVFLAPTFVEEVGRVKKLDFEGAYRWRLPSRLVYVPMQPEHGFHTVWEMDADSGVVRRLLGPEAQIRIANNDWSISPDGATMAWVDERGRGVWAVDLP, from the coding sequence ATGGGCCGCGCGCCGTTCGCGCTGACCATCGGGGCGATGGTGGCTGCCGGCGGACTGCTGATCGTGCAGCAGACCCGCCCCGCGTGGCTGACCGCGCTCGGCGCCCCGTTGCGCGCGCTCTCCGCCGAAACACCCGCCCTCGACCGGGCCACGGACGGCTTGGACGACGTCGCTGCGCCGACGCAGCCGGAGGGCGCGATCCTGCCCTTCTCGACGCCCGGCCGGACGGTCGGCGATGCGGCCGGCGCGGCCGGCGTTTCACCGTTCCGCACCGCACCGCCTGCCGTCCCCGGACCGACGTCCCACCCGCGTGCGCCGAGTGCCGGCTTGGCCGGGCGGCTCGCAGCCGCCCCGAGCAGCGTCAACCGGCCGCTGTTCCCGCTCCAACCGCGCCAGATCGTCGCGGATGGGTGCTGCGGTGGGGCGTGGTGGGCGGCGGACTCGAGCGCCCTGAACTTCATCGACCGGCCGCCGGGCACCGCGTCGACCGCGATCTACACCGCCGCGGTGTGGCCGCCCGGCGGGCAGCCGACCGTGCTGGACACCGGCGTCCTGCTGGCCAGCGGCGCGGCGCGCTACATGATCCGGCCTGCCGGCGACGTGAGCATCGTGCGGGACACCGTCGACGGCACGGAGTGGCCGCTGCCGACGGGCGGCAACCCGGTGCGGCTCACGCCGGACGGTACGCGGGCGGTGTGGTGGGACTCGTGGGGTGGTCGCGCCGACGTCGACAACCTGGTGCGCGTGTTCGGGGCCGATATTCACGGCACGGATGTCCGCGAGCTCGTCGCGCTGTTCGGCGCCACGGTGCCGGCCTGCATGCCGGACAGCCCGCGCTGCCTCGTCATCGGCCGCCCGGTGAAGGACCTGCCGATGTTCGTCCTCACGACGATCGACACCGTCAGCGGCACGATGATCGAGCTTGCCCGCGGCACGTTCCTCTCCGACGCCGCGCTCTCGCCGGACGGCCGCTGGGTGGCGTTCTACCTCGCCCTCAACCGCGAGCACCCGGACCGCAACGGCGTCTTCCTGGCGCCGACCTTCGTCGAAGAGGTCGGCCGTGTGAAGAAGCTCGACTTCGAGGGCGCCTACCGCTGGCGGCTGCCCAGCCGCTTGGTGTACGTCCCGATGCAGCCCGAGCACGGCTTCCACACCGTCTGGGAAATGGACGCCGACAGCGGTGTCGTCCGGCGGCTCCTCGGCCCCGAGGCCCAGATCCGCATCGCCAACAACGACTGGTCGATCTCCCCGGACGGCGCGACGATGGCGTGGGTGGACGAGCGCGGGCGGGGGGTGTGGGCGGTGGATTTGCCGTAG
- a CDS encoding NUDIX domain-containing protein encodes MPAPPPPPPLSPPLRHITTLVYAFDRADRLCLLRRRKAPNLGLWSPPGGKVEPDETPLACAVRELAEETGLIGDAPRLVAVATEYDAVTGEAWLMFIVRVDVRDGTIRSDGREGEVAWVAPADVAALPAPPADASILAVVREAEVRGGVAFMGLRYERGHIAGVEITWG; translated from the coding sequence ATGCCGGCCCCTCCGCCTCCCCCTCCTCTTTCTCCCCCCCTCCGCCACATCACGACCCTCGTCTACGCCTTCGATCGTGCCGACCGCCTCTGCCTGCTGCGCCGCCGCAAGGCGCCGAACCTCGGGTTGTGGTCGCCGCCGGGCGGCAAGGTGGAGCCGGACGAGACGCCGCTGGCGTGCGCCGTGCGCGAGTTGGCCGAGGAGACCGGGCTCATCGGCGACGCGCCCCGGCTCGTGGCGGTGGCCACCGAGTACGATGCGGTGACGGGTGAGGCGTGGCTGATGTTCATCGTGCGCGTCGACGTGCGGGACGGGACGATCCGCAGCGACGGACGCGAGGGCGAGGTGGCCTGGGTGGCGCCGGCCGACGTCGCCGCCCTGCCCGCGCCGCCCGCCGACGCGTCGATCCTGGCCGTCGTGCGCGAGGCGGAGGTGCGTGGGGGGGTGGCGTTCATGGGGTTGCGATACGAGCGGGGACACATCGCAGGTGTCGAGATCACGTGGGGGTGA
- a CDS encoding N-acetylmuramoyl-L-alanine amidase produces MTTPPLLFDDYLTPAPPSAEDAPVPVGASSILPPAPPRPVDGPEHRSPHTGYVMRAPFLAFWTNFGAALCGEPLTDEVLIDGRRAQVFERLVLAEVAPGRVAPLDIGAQWLQAAADSAAGQPQWAGETLVIGDRTAELAHGDPTAAYPRRTLSEIRYVVVHHTGAAAGVGPEDIAREHRDALGWPGIGYHFVVDADGGVHQTQDLTVVSHHARQFNGVSVGVALCGNFDDAPPPPGQLDRAAALIAHLVDRLGLPLDAIRGHGELVPTPCPGRTYIGGWQPMLLDAVARYAGRAARHAAVRTIVPPAVLPTAAAEP; encoded by the coding sequence GTGACCACCCCTCCGCTGCTCTTCGACGATTACCTCACGCCTGCGCCCCCCTCGGCCGAGGATGCGCCCGTCCCTGTGGGCGCCTCGTCGATCCTCCCCCCCGCCCCGCCCCGCCCCGTCGACGGCCCCGAGCACCGCTCGCCGCACACCGGTTACGTGATGCGCGCCCCGTTCCTGGCCTTCTGGACGAACTTCGGCGCCGCGCTGTGCGGCGAGCCGTTGACGGACGAGGTCCTCATCGACGGGCGGCGGGCGCAGGTCTTCGAGCGGCTCGTCCTCGCCGAGGTCGCGCCCGGGCGCGTCGCGCCGCTGGACATCGGCGCGCAGTGGCTGCAGGCCGCGGCCGACAGCGCCGCCGGGCAGCCGCAGTGGGCGGGCGAGACGCTCGTCATCGGGGACCGCACGGCCGAGTTGGCGCACGGCGACCCGACGGCGGCTTACCCCCGGCGGACACTGTCGGAGATCCGCTACGTCGTCGTTCACCACACCGGCGCGGCGGCCGGCGTCGGGCCGGAGGACATCGCGCGGGAGCACCGGGACGCGCTCGGCTGGCCGGGCATCGGCTACCACTTCGTCGTGGACGCCGACGGCGGGGTGCACCAGACGCAGGACTTGACCGTCGTCAGCCACCACGCGCGACAGTTCAACGGCGTTTCCGTCGGGGTCGCGCTGTGCGGCAACTTCGACGACGCCCCGCCACCGCCCGGACAGCTGGACCGCGCCGCGGCCCTCATCGCCCACCTTGTCGACCGGCTCGGCCTGCCGCTGGACGCCATACGCGGCCACGGCGAGCTCGTGCCGACGCCGTGTCCGGGGCGGACGTACATCGGGGGCTGGCAGCCGATGCTGCTCGACGCCGTGGCCCGCTACGCCGGCCGAGCCGCCCGGCATGCCGCCGTGCGGACGATCGTGCCGCCGGCCGTCCTGCCGACGGCGGCCGCCGAGCCGTGA
- a CDS encoding SRPBCC domain-containing protein, which translates to MDITSRTHIAAAPDKVWQTVIDLRKMIDDIPAVLAVEPADFAAVQGQKLSIRANVSGREVEVPATLTTVTPPAKLVVDADLPDPVGAPAVAAMTLTPAGAGTDVQLTVTLKLGMLKEMAAKAMIGGRGQSALDDALAQLKQRVEGS; encoded by the coding sequence ATGGACATCACCAGCCGCACCCACATCGCCGCCGCGCCGGACAAGGTCTGGCAGACCGTCATCGATCTGCGCAAGATGATCGACGATATCCCGGCCGTATTGGCGGTCGAGCCGGCCGATTTCGCCGCGGTGCAGGGCCAGAAGCTCTCGATCCGGGCCAACGTGTCCGGCCGCGAGGTGGAAGTGCCCGCCACGCTCACCACCGTCACGCCGCCCGCCAAGCTCGTCGTCGATGCCGACCTGCCGGATCCCGTCGGCGCACCGGCGGTGGCGGCGATGACGCTGACCCCCGCCGGCGCTGGAACGGACGTCCAGCTGACCGTCACGCTGAAGCTCGGCATGCTCAAGGAGATGGCGGCCAAGGCGATGATCGGCGGCCGCGGCCAGTCGGCGCTGGACGACGCGCTGGCGCAGCTCAAGCAGCGGGTCGAGGGCAGTTGA
- the radC gene encoding DNA repair protein RadC: MPHTTRIRDLPTDDLPRERLTRHGGGALSTAELVAIVVRSGGRGNSALQIAQDLVARFGLRGLADAPVDDLCTVAGCGPATAVQIKAALELGRRLVVPPPDARHRITAAADIARLLTPEMGSLDQEHLRVVLLTTRHDIVAVHEVYKGSVNQSQVRPAEVFREAIRRNAPAVIVVHNHPSGDPAPSHDDILLTRQLVQVGRLLGVRLLDHVVIARHGWVSLREVGQGFEGV; this comes from the coding sequence ATGCCGCACACGACCCGCATCCGCGACCTCCCGACGGACGACCTGCCCCGCGAGCGCCTCACCCGCCACGGCGGCGGCGCGCTCAGCACGGCCGAGCTCGTCGCCATCGTCGTCCGGAGCGGCGGGCGGGGCAACAGCGCGCTGCAGATCGCCCAGGACCTCGTGGCGCGCTTCGGGCTCCGCGGACTGGCGGACGCGCCGGTCGATGACCTCTGCACCGTCGCCGGCTGCGGGCCGGCCACCGCCGTGCAGATCAAAGCCGCGCTCGAGCTCGGCCGGCGCCTCGTCGTCCCGCCGCCCGACGCCCGCCACCGGATCACCGCCGCCGCCGATATCGCCCGCCTCCTCACCCCCGAGATGGGTTCGCTCGATCAGGAGCACCTGCGCGTCGTCCTCCTCACCACCCGTCACGACATCGTCGCGGTCCACGAGGTGTACAAGGGTTCGGTCAACCAGAGCCAGGTCCGACCGGCCGAGGTCTTCCGTGAGGCGATCCGCCGCAACGCGCCCGCCGTCATCGTCGTCCACAACCACCCCTCGGGCGACCCGGCGCCCAGCCACGACGACATCCTGCTCACCCGCCAGCTCGTCCAAGTCGGCCGCCTGCTCGGCGTCCGGCTGCTGGATCACGTCGTCATCGCCCGGCACGGCTGGGTGAGCTTGCGGGAGGTGGGGCAGGGGTTCGAGGGGGTGTAA